In Corvus moneduloides isolate bCorMon1 chromosome 3, bCorMon1.pri, whole genome shotgun sequence, one DNA window encodes the following:
- the LOC116442218 gene encoding uncharacterized protein LOC116442218, producing MTEIMGFSLSEVINTLTNNRPSPAMASYCLLLKKLLRYQKDHKRAQREYEAEKHSINPNKQLNKESETKISQKAEKDTLENLRNYGNTAFSTVLTLAMQNAIQEDDITIALENQENFSKVSKFAGRELVHCGPPKSSSKSMPCEPIYQPLLDSQNSQNDFEDLTEARKPCLHEKSSSTPANQQPPFSNIQEMTSTRKVPARSLMENRIITRSPLPRQDMRFKDLLKAVYDNIFTPTQRQLDKDGADLLVIDSPQLSPFPRLQQATLRETLPRKIPLMGATQEHRDIYPLVTVNGSKPPAFPMPQQQKFTIRSMRPFKENSTHFFNKKTKKNFIQLRHIPTTTDVNLPVLRPPYQTTLGKKPEILRLNFA from the exons ATGACAGAAATTATGGGGTTCAGTCTTTCAGAAGTTATCAACACTTTAACAAATAACAGACCCTCTCCTGCCATGGCTTCTTATTGCTTATTGCTGAAGAAACTGCTCAGGTACCAGAAAGACCACAAAAGAGCTCAG AGGGAatatgaagcagaaaaacacagtaTTAATCCCAACAAACAGCTGAATAAAGAGTCAGAAACTAAGATTTCCCAGAAGGCTGAAAAGGACACTCTGGAAAACCTCAGAAATTATGGCAATACGGCATTTTCTACTGTACTAACACTGGCAATGCAAAATGCTATTCAAGAAGATGATATCACAATTGCATtggaaaaccaagaaaacttCTCAAAAG TTTCCAAGTTTGCAGGCAGAGAGTTGGTCCACTGTGGGCCTCCTAAGTCATCAAGCAAAAGTATGCCATGTGAGCCCATTTATCAGCCACTTTTGGACTCTCAGAACAGTCAGAATGATTTTGAAGACTTGACAGAGGCCAGAAAACCATGTCTCCATGAGAAATCCTCATCCACACCAGCAAACCAGCAACCTCCCTTTTCAAACATCCAAGAAATGACAAGTACAAGAAAAGTACCTGCACGGTCCCTgatggaaaacagaattattaCCAGAAGCCCTTTGCCTCGTCAGGACATGAGGTTTAAAGATCTTCTAAAGGCAGTATATGACAATATTTTCACCCCAACACAGAGGCAACTTGATAAAGACGGCGCTGACCTCCTCGTGATTGACTCTCCCCAGTTGTCACCTTTCCCCAGGCTGCAACAAGCTACCCTGAGAGAAACCCTACCTAGAAAGATTCCCTTGATGGGGGCAACACAGGAACACAGAGATATCTACCCTCTTGTTACAGTGAATGGTTCAAAACCACCAGCTTTCCCCATGCCCCAACAGCAAAAGTTTACCATAAGAAGTATGAGGCCATTTAAAGAAAACTCAACTCATTTTTTCAAtaagaaaactaagaaaaacTTTATTCAGCTCAGACACATACCTACAACTACAGATGTAAATCTTCCAGTTTTACGCCCACCGTACCAAACCacattggggaaaaaaccagagaTTCTAAGGTTAAATTTTGCATAA
- the LOC116441682 gene encoding hormonally up-regulated neu tumor-associated kinase homolog, whose protein sequence is MPRAMKAGLDDKMTDNGNLDEILPEWEKKLKGIKIPSSFNKIPQETGKTFPHSKQVGNYLVGKMINKGSFAKVMEGLHIPTGEKVAIKVIDKRKAKQDYYVLKNMKRGPRIHQMIKHPNVVQLYETLETDNSYYMVMELCLGGDLLDRICDRKRLVEEDVRRYTRQILSAVEHLHCQGIVHRDLKIENFLLDENNNIKIIDFGLSNTARFEGLSQELLHTQCGSPAYAAPELLAHKKYGPKVDVWSM, encoded by the exons atgcccagggcaATGAAAGCAGGCTTGGATGACAAAATGACAGATAATGGCAACTTGGACGAGATATTACCAGAATGGGAGAAAAAGTTAAAGGGTATAAAAATACCTTCTTCATTTAACAAGATACCCCAAGAGACTGGGAAGACATTCCCTCACTCCAAACAAGTCGGGAATTACCTAGTAGGCAAAATGATCAACAAGGGCTCCTTTGCCAAGGTGATGGAGGGACTGCACATCCCCACGGGGGAGAAG GTAGCCATAAAAGTCATTGACAAGAGGAAAGCCAAGCAGGATTactatgttttaaaaaacatgaagcGTGGACCTCGGATACACCAGATGATTAAGCACCCCAATGTTGTTCAGCTATATGAGACCTTGGAGACTGACAACTCCTATTACATGGTGATGGAGCTGTGCCTTGGTGGGGACCTCCTGGACAGAATTTGTGACAGAAAGAGGCTGGTGGAAGAGGATGTAAGGAGATACACCAGGCAAATTCTGTCTGCAGTAGAGCACCTGCATTGCCAGGGGATTGTTCACAG GGAcctaaaaattgaaaattttcttcttgatgAGAACAACAACATCAAAATCATTG ATTTTGGACTGAGCAATACTGCAAGGTTTGAGGGTCTCTCCCAGGAGCTGTTACATACCCAGTGCGGAAGTCCAGCTTATGCTGCCCCAGAACTGCTTGCTCATAAGAAATATGGTCCAAAGGTGGATGTCTGGTCCATGTAA